A single window of Populus nigra chromosome 17, ddPopNigr1.1, whole genome shotgun sequence DNA harbors:
- the LOC133677525 gene encoding dnaJ protein P58IPK homolog isoform X2 encodes MNLVVMMSMDGLAWRGFGCTIFILHFVFVCHFLLLQPLVSASDTEAGNAAELFERASQSIKLKRYSDALDDLNAAIEADPSLSEAYIRRASILRQLCRYDESEKSYKKFLELKPGHLTAEKELSQLHQAQSALDTALTLLDSGDYAKSLEYVDKVVLVFSPACSEAKLLRVKLLLAVKDYSAVISETGYILKEDENNLEALLLRGRAYYYLADHDVATKHYQKGLRLDPEHSQLKKAYFGLKNLLKKTKNAEDNASKGKLRVAVEDYRAALALDPHHLAHNVHLHLGLCKVLVKLGRGKDALTSCNEALNIDGELLEALVQRGEAKLIVEDWEGAVEDLKSAAEKSPQSLLQSCMFSGNKTDQYCLQGQHSAGYEYPGSIDEGREGFEDE; translated from the exons ATGAATCTGGTTGTGATGATGAGCATGGATGGTTTGGCATGGAGAGGATTCGGATGTACAATCTTTATactccattttgtttttgtttgtcacTTCTTACTTCTCCAACCTCTTGTTTCTGCTTCAG ATACGGAAGCTGGAAATGCTGCGGAGTTGTTTGAAAGGGCTTCtcaaagtataaaacttaagcGTTACAGTGACGCACTTGATGACCTCAATGCTGCAATTGAGGCAGATCCGTCCCTCTCTGAAGCTTATATTCGGCGTGCCTCCATTCTTCGTCAGTTATGCAG ATACGATGAATCTGAAAAGAGCTACAAAAAGTTTCTGGAGCTAAAACCTGGGCATTTGACTGCGGAAAAGGAACTTTCTCAATTGCATCAAGCTCAGAGTGCATTGGATACTGCTTTGACTCTTTTGGATTCAGGGGATTATGCAAAATCTCTGGAATATGTTGATAAAGTTGTCCTTGTGTTTTCTCCAGCATGCTCGGAG GCCAAACTCCTCAGAGTAAAGTTGTTGTTAGCTGTTAAAGACTACTCTGCTGTCATCTCCGAGACTGGGTATATTCTCAAGGAAGATGAAAATAATCTAGAGGCACTACTGCTCCGTGGCCGTGCGTACTACTATTTAGCAGATCATGATGTTGCTACAAA GCATTACCAAAAGGGTCTCCGTCTTGATCCAGAGCACAGTCAGCTGAAGAAAGCGTATTTTGGGCTGAAAAATTTactcaagaaaactaaaaat GCAGAAGATAATGCAAGTAAGGGTAAACTACGTGTCGCAGTAGAGGATTACAGAGCAGCACTCGCACTGGACCCTCATCACCTTGCACACAATGTACATCTTCACCTAGGCTTATGTAAGGTCTTGGTTAAGCTTGGCAGGGGCAAGGATGCTTTAACTAGTTGCAATGAAGCGCTCAACATTGATGGGGAGCTTCTTGAAGCTTTAGTTCAG AGAGGTGAAGCTAAACTCATAGTAGAGGACTGGGAAGGAGCTGTTGAAGATCTGAAATCAGCAGCTGAAAAATCACCTCAG AGTCTGCTTCAAAGCTGCATGTTCAGTGGCAACAAAACAGACCAATATTGCTTACAGGGTCAACATTCAGCAG GATATGAGTATCCGGGAAGCATTGATGAAGGCAGAGAAGGCTTTGAAGATGAGTAA
- the LOC133677525 gene encoding dnaJ protein P58IPK homolog isoform X1 translates to MNLVVMMSMDGLAWRGFGCTIFILHFVFVCHFLLLQPLVSASDTEAGNAAELFERASQSIKLKRYSDALDDLNAAIEADPSLSEAYIRRASILRQLCRYDESEKSYKKFLELKPGHLTAEKELSQLHQAQSALDTALTLLDSGDYAKSLEYVDKVVLVFSPACSEAKLLRVKLLLAVKDYSAVISETGYILKEDENNLEALLLRGRAYYYLADHDVATKHYQKGLRLDPEHSQLKKAYFGLKNLLKKTKNAEDNASKGKLRVAVEDYRAALALDPHHLAHNVHLHLGLCKVLVKLGRGKDALTSCNEALNIDGELLEALVQRGEAKLIVEDWEGAVEDLKSAAEKSPQDMSIREALMKAEKALKMSKRRDWYKILGVSKTASVSEIKRAYKKLALQWHPDKNVENREEAEAKFRDIAAAYEVLGDDDKRARYDRGEDMEDMGMGGGGGGNPFGGGGQQFSFHFDGGFPGGGFDGGFPGGFQFHF, encoded by the exons ATGAATCTGGTTGTGATGATGAGCATGGATGGTTTGGCATGGAGAGGATTCGGATGTACAATCTTTATactccattttgtttttgtttgtcacTTCTTACTTCTCCAACCTCTTGTTTCTGCTTCAG ATACGGAAGCTGGAAATGCTGCGGAGTTGTTTGAAAGGGCTTCtcaaagtataaaacttaagcGTTACAGTGACGCACTTGATGACCTCAATGCTGCAATTGAGGCAGATCCGTCCCTCTCTGAAGCTTATATTCGGCGTGCCTCCATTCTTCGTCAGTTATGCAG ATACGATGAATCTGAAAAGAGCTACAAAAAGTTTCTGGAGCTAAAACCTGGGCATTTGACTGCGGAAAAGGAACTTTCTCAATTGCATCAAGCTCAGAGTGCATTGGATACTGCTTTGACTCTTTTGGATTCAGGGGATTATGCAAAATCTCTGGAATATGTTGATAAAGTTGTCCTTGTGTTTTCTCCAGCATGCTCGGAG GCCAAACTCCTCAGAGTAAAGTTGTTGTTAGCTGTTAAAGACTACTCTGCTGTCATCTCCGAGACTGGGTATATTCTCAAGGAAGATGAAAATAATCTAGAGGCACTACTGCTCCGTGGCCGTGCGTACTACTATTTAGCAGATCATGATGTTGCTACAAA GCATTACCAAAAGGGTCTCCGTCTTGATCCAGAGCACAGTCAGCTGAAGAAAGCGTATTTTGGGCTGAAAAATTTactcaagaaaactaaaaat GCAGAAGATAATGCAAGTAAGGGTAAACTACGTGTCGCAGTAGAGGATTACAGAGCAGCACTCGCACTGGACCCTCATCACCTTGCACACAATGTACATCTTCACCTAGGCTTATGTAAGGTCTTGGTTAAGCTTGGCAGGGGCAAGGATGCTTTAACTAGTTGCAATGAAGCGCTCAACATTGATGGGGAGCTTCTTGAAGCTTTAGTTCAG AGAGGTGAAGCTAAACTCATAGTAGAGGACTGGGAAGGAGCTGTTGAAGATCTGAAATCAGCAGCTGAAAAATCACCTCAG GATATGAGTATCCGGGAAGCATTGATGAAGGCAGAGAAGGCTTTGAAGATGAGTAAGCGCCGGGATTGGTACAAGATATTAGGAGTTTCAAAGACTGCATCCGTATCTGAAATCAAACGGGCATATAAAAAGCTTGCTCTGCAGTGGCATCCGGATAAGAATGTTGAAAATAGAGAAGAAGCAGAGGCCAAGTTCCGAGATATTGCAGCTGCATATGAG GTTCTTGGAGACGATGATAAGCGTGCCAGATATGATAGAGGAGAAGACATGGAAGACATGGGGATGGGTGGAGGTGGCGGTGGCAACCCATTCGGCGGTGGTGGACagcaattttcatttcattttgatGGAGGCTTTCCTGGTGGTGGATTTGACGGAGGTTTTCCTGGTGGTTTTCAATTCCATTTTTGA